The nucleotide sequence ACGCCCACCCCGCGGCCAAGCCGTACACCTCCGCCCTGCACGGCGACGGCATCCCGGCCACCTCCTTCGCCGTGGACGACGTGCGCGCCGAGTACGACCGGCTGCGCGGGCTCGGGGTGCGCTTCACCATGGAGCCGGTGGAGGCGGGCCCGGTGACCATCGCGGTGCTGGACGACACCTGCGGCAACCTCGTCCA is from Streptomyces seoulensis and encodes:
- a CDS encoding VOC family protein, giving the protein MRINLTSLFVDDQEKALAFYTEVLGFVKKADVPLGEYRWLTVVSPEQPDGTELLLEPDAHPAAKPYTSALHGDGIPATSFAVDDVRAEYDRLRGLGVRFTMEPVEAGPVTIAVLDDTCGNLVQLAQYG